A section of the Falco peregrinus isolate bFalPer1 chromosome 3, bFalPer1.pri, whole genome shotgun sequence genome encodes:
- the LOC101922135 gene encoding myosin regulatory light chain 2, smooth muscle minor isoform, whose amino-acid sequence MSSKRAKTKTTKKRPQRATSNVFAMFDQSQIQEFKEAFNMIDQNRDGFIDKEDLHDMLASLGKNPTDEYLDAMMNEAPGPINFTMFLTMFGEKLNGTDPEDVIRNAFACFDEEATGFIQEDYLRELLTTMGDRFTDEEVDELYREAPIDKKGNFNYIEFTRILKHGAKDKDD is encoded by the exons ATGTCCAGCAAAAGGGCAAAGACAAAGACCACCAAGAAGCGCCCTCAGCGTGCCACTTCCAATGTATTTGCAATGTTTGATCAGTCGCAGATTCAGGAGTTCAAGGAGGCCTTCAACATGATCGACCAGAACAGGGACGGCTTCATTGACAAGGAGGACTTGCACGATATGCTCGCCTCCCTTG GAAAGAATCCAACGGATGAATACTTAGATGCCATGATGAATGAGGCTCCAGGCCCCATAAACTTCACGATGTTCCTTACAATGTTTGGTGAGAAGTTAAATGGCACCGATCCGGAAGATGTAATCAGGAATGCGTTTGCTTGCTTTGATGAAGAAGCAACAG GGTTCATCCAGGAAGACTACCTGCGGGAGCTGCTGACGACGATGGGAGACAGGTTCACAGATGAAGAGGTGGATGAGCTGTACAGAGAGGCCCCCATCGATAAAAAGGGGAATTTCAACTACATTGAATTCACACGCATCCTGAAACATGGAGCAAAAGACAAGGATGACTGA
- the LOC129784092 gene encoding translation initiation factor IF-2-like — MILFPNVATEGQTRGSSCYLSLFRRLELPGQPFPRSDGGEETAGEGWKAAAPSRQRAAQARGRCRPPAPARLLAEGAPRRPRHARLRPGPAAQRRGPRRAAPQAGDAARDPRPASSDSPGPPHPAPPPSSTPGRRSLEPPAQPHLAAAGKGPSPRAAGSGGAGTSGEGASGRRPPAQRKEGVGETIRAERRRGAGGAPRFGGKVPRAVPRTSPGSGRGLRGSSRGSRPSPGGRGPGAGLGLCPARLPPAQRSGGAARYGHRIPGAGGGGSATSALVRQRREFPARAGRGLIPSPRPAVGVATGRSPFRRGGVRGVTSPPWGRRAGLPSVPPAVRHRTPVPRRPYCWLGLQLPHNAPPASAVLVF, encoded by the exons ATGATT TTATTTCCAAACGTCGCCACGGAAGGGCAGACTCGCGGCAGCTCCTGCTATCTCAGCCTCTTCCGACGGCTGGAGCTTCCAGGCCAGCCCTTCCCCCGCTCCGACGGCGGCGAGGAAACGGCTGgagagggctggaaggcagccGCCCCCTCCCGACAGCGGGCTGCTCAGGCCCGCGGGCGTTgccggcccccagccccagcccggctccTCGCTGAGGGAGCGCCGCGGCGTCCGCGCCACGCTCGGCTCCGGCCGGGCCCGGCAGCACAGAGGCGGGGGCCGAGGCGGGCTGCTCCGCAGGCGGGTGACGCCGCAAGGGACCCCCGGCCCGCCTCATCAGacagccccggcccgccgcaCCCCGCACCGCCCCCCAGCTCCACACCAGGCAGGCGGTCGCTAGAGCCCCCGGCCCAGCCTCACCTGGCTGCTGCGGGAAAAGGTCCTAGTCCGAGAGCGGCGGGAAGCGGCGGCGCCGGCACTTCCGGAGAGGGAGCGagcggccgccgcccgccggcgcAGAGGAAGGAAGGCGTGGGCGAGACCATCCGCGCGGAGCGGCGGAGGGGTGCCGGCGGGGCTCCTCGATTCGGCGGCAAGGTGCCACGGGCCGTGCCAAGGACAAGCCCCGGCAGTGGCCGTGGGCTGCGCGGGTCCTCTCGGGGGTCTCGACCGTCTCCAGGAGGACGAGGTCCGGGCGCCGGGCTCGGCCTCTGTcccgcccgcctccccccgGCGCAGCGCAGCGGTGGTGCAGCGCGGTACGGTCACCGCATTCCAGGAGCGGGAGGCGGAGGCAGCGCCACGTCTGCCCTTGTAAGGCAACGGCGGGAGTTTCCTgcccgcgcggggcggggccttatcccctcgccccgccccgcggtgGGTGTGGCCACAGGGCGGTCGCCGTTCCGGCGGGGCGGGGTCCGCGGTGTCACCTCCCCGCCCTGGGGCCGCCGTGCTGGGCTGCCGTCGGTCCCTCCTGCTGTCCGTCACCGCACTCCCGTTCCCAGGCGTCCGTACTGCTGGTTAGGGTTGCAGCTGCCTCACAACGCACCACCGGCCTCAGCTGTTCTcgttttctga